CTTGTCTCCCTTGTCCCTTCGCCCCCGACACCCGCCGCCTACCTGTTTTAGTTGATTTACGTTTCTTAATTTTGCCACTTGGAAGCAAAGCACGGATGCCTTGTTTTTTGACACGTTTGTATGCGGAACCGATCCAATCGCTGAGAGAATGGCTCATAGCACCGAGTTCCATGCCTAAGAATAGGGCTAGGAATTCTGTAGCGTAACTCGTAAGCGATCGCCCAACTGTGCCACCGACGTTTTGCCAAATAGAGGCGATATTCCACAGCTTTTCAGCAACGGCTAGCACAAAAATTGCCACAATAGCCAGCAAGCAACTTAAATAAAGTACTCGTAGCGTCGTGCCAATAATCGGCCCGTGGGAAAGAAAAGAGCGATGACGCAAACTTTTTTGATAAGGTAGCCAAATCCAGCGCAAGAAACCCCAGCGTTGGTATTGAATCGAGTAAATATCTAAATCCGGGCCGAACATCAGCCCGCCAAACAGAAACCCGCCGGACACGAATAAAGTCACATTGCTACTGCGAGTCTGCCAGAAAGTTACACCCGCCACCAACGGCAGAGCATACAGCGTAATGCTATCGTGGGTTCGACCAGAGGGCATTTCTTGGTTCTCAAAAATTTTTTCTCAAAAATACTAGCGCGATTAAAAATCTTTTGCTATATTGTTTAATTGTGAGTGCAAACGGGTGGTTAGCTCAGTTGGTAGAGCGCCTGCCTTACAAGCAGGATGTCACTGGTTCGAGTCCAGTACTACCCATATCAAAGTTAAAAGACAAAGGTTGTTTGATTTGTGACTTTACCCATAACTTTGCCGCAACGGCAAGCTTATGCTTCCAATGAGAAGTGGCAAGGTTATGCTTCTAGCTTTTGAAGCTTATACAAAACTATAGCAACCTACACACAAAACTCGCCTTGTGCATTATGGAAGGCAGCGCGTACTTGTTTGTATCGAAAACATCCTGGGTTTGCCATTAATTCACAAACACGAGCTTCTGTAGGATAAACACCCTGACTTTTAAGGTCAAGGACAATCTGTTTAACTTCGTTACAAAATTTTTCAATGCTTCTGAGGCGGCAAGCTTTGTTGTAATCAAGACGTTTAGCAGAAATAGCACAACATAAGTCAGGAAAGTGTCTAGAAATTGTTCTTCTGTCGTACCCTAGACGCTTTGCCACTTCTTGCATTGTTAATGGCGGTTCCTCGTCACTGCCAAGTATTGCTAATAAAGCATCTCTTACTAGATTTTGGTTGAATGATTTTGGAGAGACCCTTGGTGTGCGGCAAAGTTGCGGATACTTCTGCGAGATTTTTGTCAAGGATTTAGCGATCAGAATTTTTGGGGACAGAAATTCTACTAAAGATATATCTAGTTCGTAACAAATCTTCAAGAGGATGTTTAGTTCTGGCAAAGTTTCAGTAGACTGCCACATCCACAAACTATTTTTTGGTACTCCAATAAGACGGGCAAAAGCAGCTGCATTTTTTTCTGCAACTATATCAATTATTATATTTAATGATTTTTTAATATTTTCTTTTGGTGGGGCAGACTCAAAACATTGACCAACAGAAATTAGCTCTCCTACAACATTAGCAGTCCAAGATTGCCATTTAAGCTCCAAGTTTGATGGGGCTTTGCCATTTGAAAATATATTATGGCATTTATCTGTACCTAACCAATTCTCACAATTTGAACAATAACCAGGTCTTGAACGCCAACTTAATAACGGTAATTCATGATTGCAATGCGGACAAATTTCGAGTAAAGGTTTTTGATGCTGTGAACAGATTTTAATGCAATTGATTGTCCAAAGCAATTGTTCATAAACTACCTGCTCATTTTCATAACTGTCTTGATAACAAATTGGACACCAAGCTCTTTTAGCACGAAATAAATTGCGTGGAGTCAAAATTTCAGCCCAAAATAGCATAGTTAAAAAATGCAATTTATCGCTACACGTTAACTTTTGTAAGGCTTGAACTAAATCTCCTGCCATTTCTCCCACACCATTTAAAGCTTGGGCACGGTTGAATATTTCACGGAATCCTCGACTAGCTCCATTTTGAAAGTATAGTTTATTGATAAGTGGAGCAATTTCTCTAGTCATTAAGACACCTGGAAGAACTCCATGTGACTCTGCTATCCGCGAGATATAACCTGTTAAACTCTCTATGTAAGATGTGCCAAGACCCACAGGTTGAAGTTGATAGAGGCGACTACATTGAGGAATTAATGGCTTTTTTAAATTCCAAAATTCGTATGTACTTAAGTCTTCAGCCAGCATTTTAGTCAATTAAAATTGGGTCTCGTTGTGGTTGGCAGTTGCCAACTTTTCTTTCTGTACGAGCATTTTTTGGAACTTTTGCTGTCTATGCAATTGTTTTTGTTCGAGGTCTGGTTCAGTTTTCGTATCCTAGCTCACGGCGAATCTCGTATAAGCTAGCCATAGCATATGAAGCCCTCATTACTCCTGGCTTAGGCAGCATTTGCTCAACATAGTAGCTACTGGGATTGATACCTTTTGTATGTAATTCAAGAACTGCTTGCTTAATTTCTTCCATAACATTTTTTTTGTATTCTATACTAGAAGCTTTTCTATAATTTGAATATTTGATTACAATACTACTGGCTAGTTCTGGAAAATTTCTATAAATAAAGCTAGGGCTAAGATTTAGCTTTCTGGCTACTTCTTCTAATGATAACGGAAAATTATTATCGTTTAGCAAAGCTTCTATAGATAATATTATTTCTTCTTGCTTTTTAGCTATTTCGGCATCACGATAACTAGCATATCGAGCAGAAATAACAGAAGATATATCTGGAAAATTTGTCCATAAGTAATTTTGGCATACTCCTAATTTATTAGCTAATTCCTTCATTGAAATTGTAGAATATTGAACGTTATTCAAAACTTCTTCCAAAGAAAGTTGTATTACTTTCTTAGAATCATCTCTATGCCTAGATGAGATAGTGTAGCAGATAGCTGGAAAATATGCCCGAAGAGTTCTAGCAGTATGTCCAAGGCGGCTAGCTACTTCTTTGAGAGAAGGTAAAGGAAATTCATCACTATTTAACACTGCTTCTAAAAAATACTGTATAGCTTTTCTTTTTTCAGTTCGATGCCTAGCAGCGATAGCATGACATAGAGATGGAAAATGATTATAAAGTGCTCCATTACTAGCTCCAACACATTTTATTATTTCGCTTATTGATGGAGGAGGATACTCTTGAAGAGCAGCCTCTAAAGTTTGCTTTATAAAACTTAAATCGTATTTTCTAGGAGTCATTTGATGTTTTTTTGAAGATGAGTTTATGGATGTAGAATTATTATTTTTTATCGGTTTACTTTTTCGGAATTCTTGATTTTTCTTATGGACTATTGAAGAGTTTAGCTTTTCTGGATCATATTCTGTTACTTGTAAAGGAAATTCTAAAGATATATCTTTTGTTAAAAAGCTTATCAGTCTAATTTTCAGCTTACAACAAATATTCAAAGTATTTATTAATCTAGGTAGACTTCCACGTTTAAGCCAGCCGTCTAAAGAGGTTACATCTATTCCTAGGAAACAGGCAAATTTAGCTTTATTTCCATTACTGAACTGATTCATACATGTAAGAATATTTTTTCTTAGTATCTCTTTCGATGGTACTGTTATTAAAATAGGTGTTGTAGCTATTAATTCTCCAATATTATTCATTAACCAAAATTGCTGCTTTAACTCATCTTCTGACAAACTATTACTAGTGTGTATATCAACTTCTGGCGAGTTTCCAAGCCAGCCTTTACATTTTGAGCAGTATCCTGGTCGAGAGTACCATGCTAGGCGAGGCAATTTTTGAGAGCAATGAGGACATTGATTTTTCAAAAATTGAGAATGACGTGTACAAACTTTTATTAGGTTAAGTGACCAAATTAATGGTTCATAAACCTGATTTTCTTTATCCCACTCTTCATAACAAACAGGACACCAAGCGCGGAAAGATCGAAAGCATCCTTCAAGAAACAAAACATTCTTCCAGGTTAAAAATGTTAGACAAGATAAATTATTTAACAAAGTTAGCTCTTCAAGCACATTAACTATCCTTGCTGTAAGATGGCCATTTCCATTCAATACTCCCTTTGAAGCGTTAGAAACTAAGGTTACACTTTTTGTTGCGTTGATAAGTGGAGCAAGCTCCTGTGCCATTAATTTGCTAGTTTCTACACTATGAGATTCTGCTAGTCGAGTAATATAGCTTGTTAAGCCCTCAACATATGGTGTTCCTATACCGATCGGTTCTAGCTTGTATAGACGGCTATGTGATGGAATTATAGGTTGCTCCAAATTCCAAGATTCATAAATACTTAAATTGTTATTTATCATGGTTTTCTACCCCTATTGGATCTCGTTTTGGTTTACGTTTACCTACGCTACCTTTCCTTGGTGTCTTGGGAATTGGTTCTTGTGCTTTATTAGATATTGCTGATTGGACAGATTTTGATGGATTTAGTTCTCTATCTAGACCTGATTCGGTTCGTAGTTGATTACGATCAGCATCATTTTCTGTCAGAAGCTTCTCCCCTTCTTTGATTTCTTGAAGCATCTTCTGGCACTGAGCTACTAACAAAGCACGTCTCTCTAAATGTTTAAGAGTTAGAGTAGTTGCTTGCTCATCAAGTGCATCTCTCAATGCCACTGTGAACCAGTGTTTCAGAATACCAACACAACCAAGAGTTCTTTCATAACAGTAATCCCAGTGCGCTACTAAGTCGGGTGGCTCTTCTAGAGGCATATGGGATTGAAAAGTGAAAATAACACTCTTAAATGCCCGAATATCCTCTTGACAGTTTCCAAGGTAACGTTGGAAATGTATATCAACACTGCGTCGGCTCAGTTGGGCACTTAAGTTGCGGAATACCAGCAGTTCATAAGTACCAAGTAGCCCATGCAGTGTTTTGGTCATACTAGCCAAGGATTTAATGCAGTCTAGTTGATATTGGAGTTTATTTCCGCTGGCTATTTTTGCTAAATGTTGGGCTTCATCTATAAAAAATATGCGTGGTCGCCGATGACTTAGAGCTTGTTCCAATGCCCTACGTAAGGCAGGTGCAACTATCCGATCGTGAATTCTAAGTTGTCCTTCGCTATTTCGCATTATTCCCCGCACACCATAATCTATTTTGTGATCTATGAGCGGTTCTTCCAGGGTAACTAATGCCTGTGTATAGTACTCCTTCCAATTAAAACTTCTCGATTCTGGTGATCCAGCTTCAATGCCGACAACAGGAATGTGTCCTCGGTCAATTTCGAGATTTGATAAGGCTTCTTTTATCAATGTCTTCTCTACTCGTAATCTTAGAGTGGTTTTGCCAACACCAGATGGGCCGTAGAGGAAAATTAGTAATGTATCTGCTGGCTCACGAATAGCACGAATAAGAGCTTCATTTGCTTCTTTTAGCTTAGGGTGTGCTACTGTGTAACTCCGAAAGTAATCTAGTCGTGCTGCTACAGATTGCTGAAGCAACTCACGAGGAAAACCACTAAACATTACTAAAACTCCTCATATACTTCTAGTTCATCAGAAGCGATCGCAACATTTCCACTTGATAGCGGTTGAAATTGAGTTTGGTTGTGGCTATGATTCACGCCCATCTCTTCTAAACTTGATGTCTCAACGCGGTTGCCTTTTGCTTGCCCACCCTCAATAATCTGTAATACTCCTTTTACCTCTGCATCACGCGATCGCTGCTTCAATAAAACCTCCTGTGCCTCTAGGGAACCAAGAAATTCTGCCAAATTTTTAGCTGATATTTTAAGTTGAGCAGTGTGATTTTGCTGGCGTTTACGCAACTCAATAGTAGCCAGTTTCATTTCTTTTTCTGATCGGCCATGAAAGTCTGCATAGTATTGAGAAATGCACTGCACCCACTGCCCCCGAACAAAAGCGTAGGCAGTTCCAGCATCAAAGGGATCGTATCTTATAGGAACTGATGTGTTTTCTATTTCTGGATCTCGAAAGGCATTAGACCAGTAGTAGATATAGTTGATCTTTACGCCATGACCTATTTGAACCTTTGCCTTCCCGCGCTCAGTTGTTGGCAGAGTGAGTATCCTGAAATTTTCATCGTAAGAAATCATCAGGTGAGTCCGACTGCCACTTTGAAGCATTCCTGTCGCAAAAGCTTCCCTTGGACTTTGCCCTAGAGATGGATGTTCGTCAATATCGTATACCTCATAAGCCCATACACATAAATACTCGTAAAGAAGATTAAGTGTCCAAATTGCATGATTTTTAGGATTGACTGATTTAGTTACCTGCCTAACATTGCGGGTGATTTGAGTATTTCCTTGGAGATTATGAACAAATTGTGTATTGGAAGTACCAAAAAGGCGCTCACAAATTGCACTAAACCTTGCTTTAGCAGGAGGACGATGCTTTTTCGTACATTCAAAAGTGGCTAAAAGTGTCTCAAAATAAGTACTATGGAACTCTGATCCATTGTCTACTACTACAATTTGTGGAAGCCGTCCGTGGTTCTTGACGCAGAGCCTCAATACCATTAAGCAAGAGCGATAAGAAGGTGGATCAAAGGAGAGGTAAACTGCTAGTAATCGTCTTGAGTAAGCATCTACTAAGAAAGTTGCCCAAGGTCTATCAAGTTTACGACCTGTGCTGGAACAGACTAACTCTGCATCTAGTTCCGTATGGTCAATATGACCAATCTCAAAAGGGCGATCGCCATGACGGGGAGTGGTTCTCTTTAATTCCCAATAGAATTCTTGGTGCTGATATGCTGCTCGATGTCCTTGGCGTTTCTTTGTCTGATCATACCCGGCACGTCGCTTGACTTCCTTGACAAATGTCTTATAACTTGGGGCAATTATGCTGTTTTTTTCACAAGAAAGAACTAAAGAACCGTAGACTTCAAACATTTTCTTTTGCTTGATGGTCTCATAGTCCTCTAAGATAAATTCCTCCATGAGAGCTAAAGTATTTTTAGGTAATTTTCGATTGCGATTTCCTTTGGCATGGCTGTGAGATAGAAGTCCAATGTAGCCACAACCACAATTCTGTTGTGCAGCGAGATATTTGGCTTTCCAATCTCGAATCGTGCGATCTGATATAGTTTCTTTTTCAGGTGGTTGACCCTGCAAGTATGGCTCGATGGCTTTATAGCGGCGGAGGGCTTCCTCTTGATCTTGAGGGCTTGCTTTATAGAAACGCTCCCAAGATTCCTCACTGATGGTTGGTGTTTCTTGTTTTTGGAGGCTTGTGATCTCACCTTGATGAATTAGATTCTCGAATACAGCTTTCTTTAGCTTAATTAGCTGTTCATCTTCTCCACTAAGTACAATTTCTCGCTCTCCTACGTGAACAATACTCAAGCCTTTGCCATCCCAGCAAATGGATGTTCCAGCCACAATTTTAATAATAGGAGAACCGAAACTAGAATCTGGCAACGTTGTTTGCAGTAATACATAAGCATTAGCTGTCTGCTGGTCACGGAATATGTGTACCCGTGATGGTTCAGCAAGAGGAGCAGCGCTAAGATTTACGTACAATTTTTCTGTGGCAATCAAAGTATAAATCTCATCAGCGCTAGCTTCCTTTAAATTACTGAGCAGATTCGCTAGTGATATTCCTACGTTATCTGAGACCAGGGAAAGAACTTCTGTAGCCGATCGCTCTTTTACAACTAAAGACTCAGATCGACGATAGTAGTCTTCTAAAAATATGATGTTGCGTTGGAGAAACCAATTGATTTCGGCATCAGAATACAGCCGATAGTAGAGTCCAAACTGTTTGGCATAGTCTTCTCCTGGTGGACTGTACCACTGACCATCTTTACTTTGACAATAGCGATTAGGGCTTTTCTCAGCTAGTTTTTGTAAATTATTCTTGGGTTTGCACTCTTCCCATCCAGCAGACTTGCTTCTTATGACAAAGAAGTCTGGGGTGTGAAAATGGCTCAGTTTTCGCCTATTTTTATCTTGATAATCAATCTTAATCGGAAGTGGTTGGTCGTAAAACTCTATTACATCCTCATCATGCTCTAATTCGTAGATCCTAGGAAGTTCTACGCGGTGAGACTCAAATTGAATGGTCAGCCCCATTTTTCGGCTTGGGTAGCGTCCAGAAACATTTCTGCTTCCACCTCCTACACGGCGCGACGGCTCGGATGAACGAATCGCTTGTATTAGTTTTCGACATTGCTCTGAAATTGTTAATCTGTCGCACCAATTATCAAACTCATTCTTGCTGAGCATATGTAATCTTTACTTATTTAAGTAAAAGGGTAAGCTTTGTCCTATCAATGTGTAGGCATACAAAGCTTATGAAGAATGTGATCGCTCTACCGGATAATCTACCTAATTAATTAGCTAAATATTGAACTCTTGCTCATCGACTATCCTTGGTGAAGCAATTAATCCTGTTTTCCAAAGTTGAATCTTTGTTTGGTTTTGCGTTAAATTTTCTACTTTTTGGTTATAGTTATTAACAATGTAATTTACTAGGAGTAAATATAGTTCTTGTATGGTCAAGTACCCTTTATTAGCTCCTGTGTTTTGGCGTTCTTGACGGTATGAACCACAGCATTGAGGTAAATTACATAAAAGTTCTGTATTAATCTCCAAAATACTAATTTCTTCCATTGCTATCGCCCTATTACAATAGCTGATAACCCACTGAACAGCTAGTTTTTGAGCTATATGTTGTAAATATCTAGTCTGGAAATGCTTGCTTTTATCGGTAACAATGTACTCAGGTACTCCAAATGTTTCCCATTGGTAATGCAGTGCGTATTCTTCTCCATAATGCTTTGGCAAAATCGCATGACGTAATGCTAGAGCAACCACTTTAGAATTTGGTGCCTCAAAGCTTAAATGAATGCCCATTATGCAATCAGAATAAAGATCTGTAATTTTGGTCAGGTAAGGACGTGCAACAAGATTATTGTGATGATCGGCTAGCTGAATATCTAACTGAAAATGGTGACATTGCCAAAAATGGTTGCTATAAAGCGCATCTAAACTTCTTTGACGAGTTTGCCTTCTAAATCCTCTATTCTCCTGATCTTGTTCTCTATTTCCATTAGAATCAAAAATCATGATGGCATCCTTTTGAGTATAGACTTATAGTTTGTTCGCAAATTTTATGGACTTTTATTTGCACCTTTCTACTTATTCTTCTTCATACTGCTTTGGCAAAATAGCATGACGTAATGCTAGAGTAATCACTTTAGAATTTGGTGCCTTAGAGCTTAAATAACTGCCCATTATGCAACGAGAATAAGGATCTGTAATTGTGGTTATATAAGGACGTGCCAAACGGTTATTGTTAGGCTCGACTAGCTCAATATCTAATTGAAATATTCCAATTTCTATATTCTCCTGATCCTGTTTTTCATTTTCGTTAGAATCAAAAATCATGATGGCATCCTTTTGGGTATAGATTTATAGTTTGTTCGCAAATTTTATTGACAACCAGAAATTTACGTGTTGAAGCTCAGATGAACAAATCGCTTATATTATTTTTCGAGATTGCTCTGAAATATTTAATCTTTTGCACCAAGCATCAAATTCATCATTGCCGAGCATATCTAAACTTTAATTATTGAAGTAAAAATGCAGGTTTTCAGCTATCAGCCTGTAGACATACGAAAGCTTATGAGGAATGTGATCGCATTCCCAATAGCTCTAACGAAACATTGCTGTTTCTTAGAACTTGGTAAATTATCTCAGAGGTATATGTATGAAATATATATCAAAATCACAATTACAAACAAACTATTTATTACAGTTTTTAACACTTGAATTAACTATCAAATATCTGACGTTTCTCTAGCAATCACAGCTACCAAAAAATAATCTATTTAAAATAGCATGAATGAGAAAAATTCGAGTCTTGTTTCATATCCCGCCGCAAATAAATCCGGTGAGATAATCATATTTTTCTTGATTAATGCTGGCTAAGATTGCTCGTCTAACGCTGAGAACTAAGATTGGTCGGGAAAACGGCTTGAATGATGACATCAAAAACCAGCCTATCTATTCATAGGGCATACATTTTTATAAAAACTGGATATTTTGGCAAAAATTAGATAACTCTCGAATATAGCTAACAATAACTAATGTGATGTTGGATAAAAATTTTCGGATGATTACAGCAGGACTTATTCTCGTAATTTTTATATATTCCTCTTAGAAATTGTCTAACGCTGTTATCAAAATTTGGCGTAGCAAGCACATAATATAGTTTGTTGCATCCCTTAAAAGCTGTCACACAATGTTGAAAATTCTGGATATCCAGAATTTTTCACAGGACTTATATAGCTTTGATAAAGATAATGGCGATCGCAGACCAACTAGGCCAGCTACCAATAACCTCTGTTACAGCCAGGTAGAACGTAGCTGGGTTGATTGCTGCGATTTTTACGTATAAATAAACATTCCAAAAAATGACCTCAAGATTGGCTCAAGCTTTTCTGCACCGCTTTGACTTGAGGTGGAATTTACTGCTGCTTTTGGCGGTCTTCTATCGCCTTACTCACGATCCGCACCACAAGATTACTAATGGGGCGGTCTTCTTGTTCTGCCCATTTGACCAAAGCATCATAGACATCTTTGGGGAAGTATACGGAAGTTTGTACGCGATCGCTCTGGGTCATGAATGTTATCAGGATTTGTCGCCAGACCATCATACCCTTCTCACATTGCTAAAATGCTTAATAATGTGTGGCAATGTGCGGCAATGTTTTCATGTTAAACTAAAAACATTGTTAAACATTAAAATAATGTGCAGCGATACTTAATGCTGGGTGATAAATCATTGATGAATAAGCTCAGAATATTTACTGAAATTACTACCAGAAAATCTTCACCCTGCTAAATGGGTGCTAACCTAGATTCCTGATAATTCAATATGACTACAACACCAGAACCTACAGCAACTAGGACTGAGTTGGCTTACCAGTCTGGGTATTCTCAAGCACTTAAAGATTATGCGATCGCTAATTTCCTAGAGGCGTTACAACAAACAAACTCTATCTTGCTACCATCGGAGTCGAGTCTAATCGCGGCTTTACTGATTGAAAAATTGCCACAAGCAATTGACCCGGAACTTGTTAGCCATTATCTTCATGTCGTTCGTGAAGGATATGCGATCGATGCTTTCACTACACCCATTACCTTGGAATATCCTCAATCTGTTGAGCTTCCCCAGCTATCAGACATTCCTGCGCCCTGTTACTCTGTAGGGACAAAAGTTCGCCTAACTCCTATTGATGGTGCAGCGGAATGGGGAACTTTAATTGGGTACTACCTCTGTTATGCGCCTCATCGCTGTAGATGGATGTATCGCTATATTCTTTATCTGGAGAGTAATTCTCCTAGCGCGGCTTGGATGAAGTCAACTTTTGCCTGGGAAGAGGAAATTGAAAGCCGATTAGAGGAGACTTCATGAGTAATCCTCAATCACCTCGACCATTAAATCCCCAACAGTTGCTAAGGCTGAGAGCATTTATTTATCTTGAACCGCAAATCAATCATCAAGAATTTAGGGCGAAGTGGGATGTCAGCCGTGAGTTAATCGCCCAAATTTGCAGGGTTGATATTCGCACTTGTAATAGTTGGTTTAGCCAAGGTCGTACTCACCAAGAACCTCAGCCGTATCATAAATTGTATTTATCACTGGCTGACCTAATTCTAGAAAGTTTTGACGAGCTACCAGAGTTTCTACAAACCTTGCTGTGTCCCCCTAACTATAGTGACTTCTGAGGACGTACACCTACCAGATTTTCCCCAAAAATCAATGACAATCGATCATATTTTTTACCAGTCTTCTTATTTAGGCTTGTTTGATATAGTTGACTGTAATTGATTTTATGAATATTCCTCCTCATAAATTGGTAGCAAAACTTCTAGATGTAGATGAAAGAGAATTTTGGAAGATATGCTTACCGGGAGTGAACCTTTCAGGACAAGACCTGAGTGGAGTAGAATGGGCTTGCGGAAATATGAGTAAAGTCTGTTTGGATGGTGCAAATTTACAGGGAGCAAACTTGCATCTATGTAAGCTGACAGAAGCATCTTTTAAAGGAACAGTACTCACTCAGGCGTGTTTAATATCCACAGATTTACAACGAGCGCTATTTCAAGGTGCAAATTTAATAGAAGCAGCTTTGGCAAATGCCAATTTGAGTAATGCCAATTTAA
The genomic region above belongs to Calothrix sp. NIES-2098 and contains:
- a CDS encoding AAA ATPase, yielding MFSGFPRELLQQSVAARLDYFRSYTVAHPKLKEANEALIRAIREPADTLLIFLYGPSGVGKTTLRLRVEKTLIKEALSNLEIDRGHIPVVGIEAGSPESRSFNWKEYYTQALVTLEEPLIDHKIDYGVRGIMRNSEGQLRIHDRIVAPALRRALEQALSHRRPRIFFIDEAQHLAKIASGNKLQYQLDCIKSLASMTKTLHGLLGTYELLVFRNLSAQLSRRSVDIHFQRYLGNCQEDIRAFKSVIFTFQSHMPLEEPPDLVAHWDYCYERTLGCVGILKHWFTVALRDALDEQATTLTLKHLERRALLVAQCQKMLQEIKEGEKLLTENDADRNQLRTESGLDRELNPSKSVQSAISNKAQEPIPKTPRKGSVGKRKPKRDPIGVENHDK
- a CDS encoding transposase, with protein sequence MIFDSNENEKQDQENIEIGIFQLDIELVEPNNNRLARPYITTITDPYSRCIMGSYLSSKAPNSKVITLALRHAILPKQYEEE
- a CDS encoding TetR family transcriptional regulator, with amino-acid sequence MLAEDLSTYEFWNLKKPLIPQCSRLYQLQPVGLGTSYIESLTGYISRIAESHGVLPGVLMTREIAPLINKLYFQNGASRGFREIFNRAQALNGVGEMAGDLVQALQKLTCSDKLHFLTMLFWAEILTPRNLFRAKRAWCPICYQDSYENEQVVYEQLLWTINCIKICSQHQKPLLEICPHCNHELPLLSWRSRPGYCSNCENWLGTDKCHNIFSNGKAPSNLELKWQSWTANVVGELISVGQCFESAPPKENIKKSLNIIIDIVAEKNAAAFARLIGVPKNSLWMWQSTETLPELNILLKICYELDISLVEFLSPKILIAKSLTKISQKYPQLCRTPRVSPKSFNQNLVRDALLAILGSDEEPPLTMQEVAKRLGYDRRTISRHFPDLCCAISAKRLDYNKACRLRSIEKFCNEVKQIVLDLKSQGVYPTEARVCELMANPGCFRYKQVRAAFHNAQGEFCV
- a CDS encoding integrase, catalytic region — encoded protein: MIFDSNGNREQDQENRGFRRQTRQRSLDALYSNHFWQCHHFQLDIQLADHHNNLVARPYLTKITDLYSDCIMGIHLSFEAPNSKVVALALRHAILPKHYGEEYALHYQWETFGVPEYIVTDKSKHFQTRYLQHIAQKLAVQWVISYCNRAIAMEEISILEINTELLCNLPQCCGSYRQERQNTGANKGYLTIQELYLLLVNYIVNNYNQKVENLTQNQTKIQLWKTGLIASPRIVDEQEFNI
- a CDS encoding TetR family transcriptional regulator; the encoded protein is MINNNLSIYESWNLEQPIIPSHSRLYKLEPIGIGTPYVEGLTSYITRLAESHSVETSKLMAQELAPLINATKSVTLVSNASKGVLNGNGHLTARIVNVLEELTLLNNLSCLTFLTWKNVLFLEGCFRSFRAWCPVCYEEWDKENQVYEPLIWSLNLIKVCTRHSQFLKNQCPHCSQKLPRLAWYSRPGYCSKCKGWLGNSPEVDIHTSNSLSEDELKQQFWLMNNIGELIATTPILITVPSKEILRKNILTCMNQFSNGNKAKFACFLGIDVTSLDGWLKRGSLPRLINTLNICCKLKIRLISFLTKDISLEFPLQVTEYDPEKLNSSIVHKKNQEFRKSKPIKNNNSTSINSSSKKHQMTPRKYDLSFIKQTLEAALQEYPPPSISEIIKCVGASNGALYNHFPSLCHAIAARHRTEKRKAIQYFLEAVLNSDEFPLPSLKEVASRLGHTARTLRAYFPAICYTISSRHRDDSKKVIQLSLEEVLNNVQYSTISMKELANKLGVCQNYLWTNFPDISSVISARYASYRDAEIAKKQEEIILSIEALLNDNNFPLSLEEVARKLNLSPSFIYRNFPELASSIVIKYSNYRKASSIEYKKNVMEEIKQAVLELHTKGINPSSYYVEQMLPKPGVMRASYAMASLYEIRRELGYEN
- a CDS encoding integrase, catalytic region, yielding MLSKNEFDNWCDRLTISEQCRKLIQAIRSSEPSRRVGGGSRNVSGRYPSRKMGLTIQFESHRVELPRIYELEHDEDVIEFYDQPLPIKIDYQDKNRRKLSHFHTPDFFVIRSKSAGWEECKPKNNLQKLAEKSPNRYCQSKDGQWYSPPGEDYAKQFGLYYRLYSDAEINWFLQRNIIFLEDYYRRSESLVVKERSATEVLSLVSDNVGISLANLLSNLKEASADEIYTLIATEKLYVNLSAAPLAEPSRVHIFRDQQTANAYVLLQTTLPDSSFGSPIIKIVAGTSICWDGKGLSIVHVGEREIVLSGEDEQLIKLKKAVFENLIHQGEITSLQKQETPTISEESWERFYKASPQDQEEALRRYKAIEPYLQGQPPEKETISDRTIRDWKAKYLAAQQNCGCGYIGLLSHSHAKGNRNRKLPKNTLALMEEFILEDYETIKQKKMFEVYGSLVLSCEKNSIIAPSYKTFVKEVKRRAGYDQTKKRQGHRAAYQHQEFYWELKRTTPRHGDRPFEIGHIDHTELDAELVCSSTGRKLDRPWATFLVDAYSRRLLAVYLSFDPPSYRSCLMVLRLCVKNHGRLPQIVVVDNGSEFHSTYFETLLATFECTKKHRPPAKARFSAICERLFGTSNTQFVHNLQGNTQITRNVRQVTKSVNPKNHAIWTLNLLYEYLCVWAYEVYDIDEHPSLGQSPREAFATGMLQSGSRTHLMISYDENFRILTLPTTERGKAKVQIGHGVKINYIYYWSNAFRDPEIENTSVPIRYDPFDAGTAYAFVRGQWVQCISQYYADFHGRSEKEMKLATIELRKRQQNHTAQLKISAKNLAEFLGSLEAQEVLLKQRSRDAEVKGVLQIIEGGQAKGNRVETSSLEEMGVNHSHNQTQFQPLSSGNVAIASDELEVYEEF